From the Burkholderia sp. WP9 genome, the window ACATGAAGCGGTAGACCCCGAAAATCACCGCAACCCCTTCAACAGGCAGGATGCCGGTCGACGCCACCGTCGCAGCAAACACCACAAACGATCCGCCTGACACCGTGGCCGCACCCTTGGAGGTCAACAGCATCAACAGGAGCAGGCCGACCTGATGCTGCAGCGTAATTGGCACGCCATACGCATGAGCGATGAACAGCACGCCCATCGACATGAAAAGCGATGTGCCGTCGAGATTGAACGCATAGCCGGTAGGCAACACGAGACCGACTGTCTGCTTCGCGCAACCGAGCCGTTCGAGCTTGATTAAAAGGCGCGGCAGCGCGCTCTCGGACGACGCGGTACCCAGCACGATAAAAATTTCGTCCTTGATATAGCGGAGGAAGCGCCACAGACTAAAGCCTGCCAGTTTCGCGATGATTCCCATGACCACGACGATGAACAGGATCACAACCGCGTAGAAACTGAGAACGAGTTGGGCAAGTGCAATGAGCACGGCGGTGCCGTTGCTGCCCACCGCGTAAGCGACGGCGCCGAAGGTGCCGAGCGGCGCCAGCTTCATCACGAGGTTGATGAACGAGAACAGGACTTCGGAAACAAGATCGAGTCCCTCGTTGATCCTGACGCGGCGGCGTTCAGGAATCGCGAGTATCCCGATACCGACCATCACAGCCAGCACCACCACCTGCAGCAGTTCTCCTTTCACGAAGGCGCCGATGAAGTTATCCGGCACGAGGTGCATGACAAACGCGACGAAGCCTTGTGATTCCATTTTTGCAACCGCCGGCGGCGCTGCTCCGACGGCGATGGCCGTCATGCCCTTTCCGGTTTGCAGCAGGTTGCCAGCCAGCAGGCCGACCATCAAGGCAATGGTCGATACCACTTCAAAATAGACAATCGAGCGCCATCCTACGCGGCCCGCGCTCTTGACGTCACCGGCCGACGCGATGCCATGCACGATGGTGAGAAACACGAGCGGCGCGACACCGGCCTTGATAAGCGACAGGAAGATGTCGCCCAGTACCTTCAGCTGCCCACCCACCTTCGGGAAAATCAGACCGACGGCAATCCCGAGGATCAGCCCGGTCAGAACCTGCATTCCCAGCCTGCGGTACCACGGCAGCCTTCTGGGCGGCGGAACGTCCGGCGATGCGTTTGATGCGTTATGGTTGTTCATGATGTGCGCTCCTCCACGTCTTTCAATCAAATGCCGCTGGACAATTCGACGGCGCGATCGACCATTTGTGGCGCGAGGCCGAGATAGTTGGCTGGATCGGTCATTCGATCGATAGCCGCGCGGTCGAAGTGCCTGGTAACTTCAGGCAGCGCCGCGAGCGCTTCGGCGAGCGTGCCGCCTTTCTCGTTCACGGTACGGCACGCGTCGTAGACGATATCGTGAGCCTGCTGGCGGCCGGTGAACGGCGCCATTCCCATCATGACTGCCTCCGCGACGATCAACCCCCGGGTGATACCCAGGTTGTGCTTCATGCGTTCGGTGTCGACGATCAATCCCCCTAGCGCAAACTTGGCCTGATGCAGCGCGCCAGCCGAAAGGATGAAGCTTTCGGGAATGGCGATCCATTCCGCGTGCCATGGGCCCGTGGCGCGCTCGAAGTCCTGGATCATCGCGTCGACCATTAGACCCGCTTGCTGCCGCACTGCTTTCGCCGCGGCAAGCATCAGTTCGCTGGAAATCGGATTGCGTTTTTGCGGCATGGTGCTGCTTGCACCGCGCCCCTTGACGAAAGGCTCGTACACTTCGGCGAACTCCGTCGACGCCATGATCATGATGTCGAGCGCGATTTTGCCGAGCGAACCCGTCACGAGCGTCAGCAGGTTGACGGCTTCGGCGAGACCATCGCGTGCTACGTGCCACGTGGTCGCGGGTACGCCGAGCTTCAGTTCATCGGCGAGCGCCTTCTGAACCTCGAAACCCTTGTCGCCGAGCGAGGCCAGCGTTCCCGCAGCCCCTGCGAATCCGACGACGGCCACCCTCGGCCGCAACTCTGCGAGGCGTTGTTGATGCCGGTCGAACATCGCGAGCCAGATGGCGACCTTGTAGCCAAACGTGATGGGCAGCGCCTGCTGCAAGTGTGTGCGGCCCGCCATCGGCGTATCGCGGTGTTTCTTTGCAAGACCGACCAGAATCGTGCGCAGATCGCGTATGTCGCTGTCGATTAGATCGAGCGCATCGCGCACCTGCAGCGAGACCGCCGTATCCATGATGTCTTGTGTCGTCGCGCCCCAATGGACGTAACGGCCCGCTTCGCCGCACATGCCGACGAGTTGGTGAACGAGCGGCAGAATCGGATAACCCACAATGTCTGTCTCCTCGCGCATGTGATCGAAATCGATCCGCTCGATCGTCGATTCACGGGCGATCACTTCAGCCGCATCGGCCGGAATCACGCCAACGCGCGCTTCAGCCCTGGCCAGCGCCACTTCCACGTCGATATAGCGCTGCACGAGCGCGTAATCGGAGAACAGCGCACGCATCTTCGGTGTGCCGAAGGCGTCGCGAAACAGGATTGAATCGACCACGGTGCTGGCCATAGGGACAGTGCGACTCGTCATGAAGACCTCTCGGAAGTGCAGGAAACCGGTTTTAAAAAGGGCCGGGACGATTCGCGGAAAACCATCGATATGTCCGGACATAAGTAAATTAATATGTTCGGACATGTTGAACAAGCTATGATTTACCCTAGCCCCTGATAAATTGACTCCATCGCCACCCAAAAATGAATCGACCGCACTTCGCCGACATCGCTCGCGACTTGACTGAGAGCATTGCGTCCGGCCGCTATCCGGTCGGCTCGTATCTGCCCACCGAACTTGAACTGCGCGACCACTATCAGACGAGCCGGCATACGGTTCGCGCAGCGCTGCATGAATTGCAGCAGTTGGGGCTCGTGTCGCGACGCAAGAACGCGGGAACGCGCGTTGAATCGACGCAGCCGAAGAACGAGTTTCGGCCTTCGCTCGCATCGGTGGACGATCTCGTTCAGTTCGGCTCCGAGCACTTGCGTCTGGTGCAATCGACGGAGGAGATCTTCGCTAGCGGCAAGCTCGCCAAAACGCTGAAGTGTGCTGACGGTGCGCGATGGCTGCGCGTTTCGAGCCTGCGCATCGACGGCGACAGGGAGAGTGCGCCGGTCGGTTGGACCGACGTATATATCGATCCGGCTTACACGGAAGTCGCAGATGCTGCGCGATCTCAACCGGATGCGCTTATCAGCTCGTTAATCGAAGCGCGTTATGGTCGCTGCATCGCGGAGATCCAGCAGGACGTGCACGCCGCGTTGATTTCGCAGGAGATGGCGGAAAGGCTGAAAGTCGATAAGGGCACTGCGGCGCTTGAGATTGTGCGGCGCTACCTCGACTCCGCGGGGGAAACCTTTGAAGTGTCGATAAGCGTCCATCCGGCTGAACGCTTCTCGGTTTCGATGCGACTGAAGCGCTCCGACGCTTAGCCGTTGCAGGGGTTGCAAGCAGACCAATCGACTGCAGTTTGCGGGCAATTGGCTGTTCCGTTTCAACCCCGATCGACCGCAATGCTTAAGGCAATTGCCGCTCCAGCCGGTGACCGCTTTGAATGCCATTGCCGACCGTGGAGGCATCTTCATGGAGGGCAGTTCAGGGTCGCGTGCTGTCGATCGCGACCGTTCTGCATTCCGAAGTTCATGCCGTTTGCATGAGGCAGAGGTCGGCCAACAAGCGACATGGGTGGTGCGCTTGCGTCAGACATCCGGAAGGCAGCGTGAACCGCGAACGGAGATTCGCCTCCGGCACGTCCGCCTCGCTCGCCGATGCTCGCAAGCGAGAGTGCCCCGACTATCAAGGTTGGAACACCGACGGTTCGAACGCGGCGAGTTGCACCAATTCATCAACAGCGACTTTGACTTTCGGCTGAAGGTGTCGTGTCTTCTGCCAGATCGCATGAATCGGTGTTGTCGTCGACAGGCTCGGCAGCACTTCTCGCAGCGCGCCCGTGCGCAAAGCATCTCGCGCCAGCCATCCGGGAAGCTGGGCAAGGCCGCAGCCCGTCACGCACGCGTTCAGCAAGGTGTCGCCGTCCGTCAACTCGTGACGCGCTCGCACATCGAAGTAAGCGGCTCCGCTGTCGTTCGCCGCATCTGCCAATAGCCAGCCGGACCGTACGTTGCTACGCCATCCGATCAAGCAATCGTGTGTGAGCAGATCGTCGCGCTGCACCGGTTCGCCGGTTCGTGCCAGGTAATCGGGCGCGCCGCAAATAACGAGCCTCTGCTCGCCCAGCTTACGCGCGACGAGATCCGGAAATGCATCGAGTGTGCCGATGCGCACCGCCAGATCGACTCCCTCGCTGACGAGATCCACCGCCCGATCCTGCAACGTGACGGCGAGATCCAGCCGCGGAAATCGCCGGGTCAGATTCAACAGTGCAGGCACGATGTGCCGGCGGCCAAAAGTCGTCGGAAGATCGACGCGCAGGCGGCCAATAGGTTGTTCGTGGCCCGTCGACAGAAAGGCTTCTGTTTGGTCCAGATCTTCAAGGATGCGTCGGCACGTGAGCAGGAAAGTCTCGCCCGCGGTCGTCAGGTCAATGCGGCGCGTCGTCCGGTGCAGCAGTTGCACACCGAGCCGCACCTCCAGCCGCGAGATGTTCTTGCCGACCGCGGAACCGGTAAGGCCCAGCAACTCACCGGCGGCGGTAAAGCTGCCGCGTTGAGCGTCCTTTCGGGGCGAACCAGGTCAATGACCGCGGCCACCCGCGGGTTTGCCAGCCGGCTTGCGTGAACCCGCGGCTGGCTTGCCGGCGGGTTTGCTGCGTGGCTTTTGCACGCTGAATGGGCTGCTGCCGGACAAGCTTGTGCCGCTTGTGCCGCTTGTGCCGCTTGTGCCTTTTCCCGCGGCCGCAGCGCGTTGCGCCGCGGGCTTGCGTTTGTTTTCGCCACCTTGCGGGCGCGGTTTCTTGCTGAGCACCTGTATGGCGCCTGCCGCGGCATGCGGGACTTTGGGCTTCTTAGGCTTCTTGGGTTTCTTGATGATCTGGCCCGTCGCGCTGGTTTCCGGCACGCGGTGTTCGGCTTCAAAACCCGGCTCTTCTTCACGGGGCAGTGTTTGCCGGATCAGTGCTTCAATCGCGGCCAGTTGCGGCGCTTCATCGGCACACACGAGCGACACCGCCACGCCGCTGGCGCCGGCGCGTCCGGTACGGCCAATACGGTGTACGTAGTCTTGCGCCACGATCGGCAGGTCAACGTTGATCACCAGCGGCAGGTCGTCGATATCCAGCCCGCGCGCAGCCACATCGGTGGCTACCAGCATATGTACTTCGCGCGTCTTGAAGCGCTCCAGCGCACGCAGACGCGCGGGTTGCGGTTTGTCGCCGTGGATGGTGTCGACCGCATAGCCCGCTTCATCCAGCATGGCCGCCAGGTAATCCACGCCATTGCGGGTTTTGACGAACACCAGCGCGTGTTGCCAGTTGTTCTCGGCCACGAGATGCATGAAGAGGTCTGGCTTGTTCCTCTTATCCACCGGCACTACCCATTGCTTGATCTTGCTGGCCGTCGCATTGGGCGGGCTGACGCTGATATTGACCGGGCCGCGCAGAATGCCCGCCGCCATGGCGCGGATATCATCGGTAAACGTGGCGGAGAACAGCAGGGTCTGGCGTTGAGCGGGCAAGGCAGCAAACACGGCGTTGAGTTCGCGCGCAAAGCCCAGATCCAGCATGCGGTCTGCTTCATCCAGCACCAGCGTTTGTATTTGATCAAACTGCACCGCATTTTGGCGATTGAGATCCAGCAAACGGCCCGGCGTGGCAACGAGCACATCCACGCCTTTGCGCAACTTCATCATCTGCGGGTTGATACTGACACCGCCGTAGGCGGCCAGAAATCGTAAGTCGAGGCCCTTGCCGTAATCGACAAAGCTTTGCAGCACCTGTTCGGCCAGTTCACGCGTGGGCACCAGCACAAGAACACGCGCGCGGTTGCTGGACACCGCCGGGCCGTGTTGCACTAGCCGTTGCAGCAGCGGCAGCGCAAAACCCGCCGTTTTGCCAGTGCCGGTTTGTGCCGCTGCCATGACGTCCTTGCCACTGAGCACAGCAGGAATCGCCTTGGCCTGAATTGGCGTAGGCGTCTGATAATTGAGGTCCTGCAGATTACGCAGCAAGGGATCGATCAGGCCAAGCGAGGCAAAAGACATTGGCGTATTCCGGGCTAAAGCCGCGATTTTAGCTGTTGCCGCCTGTTTTCGGCGCAGATCATGGTCGAGCACATCGACGTTGATCGCCACTGAAAAACGTAGCTTGCCGGGCACCGCGTCCGCACGCTGTACTCGGTTAGCAATGACGTAATCGTGCACCGAAATCGGCTTTTGGCCCGTTATCTGCTCGACCAGATCTTTAGTGCCAGCGAACTCGCCTGCCTGATAGCCGCAATACACCGCCGTAATGTGCTGGATGAAATACCGCGGCAATCCAAATTGGTTATGCGCTCGCCAGTATGGTGAATCGTACTGGCGGTTCAATCTCCGAAGCGGGCTGCCGCGATAGCTCGTTCGCCGCCTCCACTCACATCATCTCGGGGCGGCTCAGTTTCGTTCCGTCGGAAAAGCGGGCAAGTTGGTAGGGCCTAATGTCGAACTGCAGCGCCTCGTCCATTACCAGCCGGCTCACGAGCACCCCTGCGCCTGGCCCAAGTCCAAAGCCGTGTCCACTGAACCCGGACGCGATCACGAGACCGGGGTTCGCATCGACCTTCGAGATGACGGGAACGAGGTCCGGCGTCGTGTCGATCGCGCCCGCCCATGCGTGAGCGATCCGCAAGCCCGCGAGCTCGGGAAACACGCTGGCCACGTTTTGCAGGGCACGTCCGAGCCATTCGGTATCGGGCCGGGGATCCAGCACCCGCGTTGCTTCGAACGGCGAGACGTCATCGTCGCGCCAGTTCGCGCTTGCCTCCGGTCCGTGGAAGAAGCTGGCACCGACGCGAACCTTCAGTTTTTTCTTCAGCTTGCTGCGGAACATGGTGCGAAACTTCACCGAATGCCGCAGGTTTTGCGGTGCGAGTTCCACGCGTCCATAGCCGGGGACAGCGATCGTATAGCCGCCGTCCAACCGTCTCCTCAGCGCGAAGTTAGGCCCTGAGAAACAGCCTTCGATGACCCCCGGCGCCTCAGCAGTTCGCAACGCCGTTCCCATCACGTTGATGGAGGGTAGATCGATGCCGTGATGCTGGCAGAACAACGCGCTCCAGGCGCCTCCCGCGAGAACGACGGTATCGGCTGCGAGCCGGCCGCGTTCTGTCCAGATGCCGGAAACACGCCCCGCACTCGTGTCGAGACTTCGTACCGCGCAGTTCTGAAATACCTTCGCGCCGAGACCTTGCGCGCCGCGAGCAATCGCAGGCGCGGCTTTCGACGGTTCGGCGCGGCCGTCCGTGACCGACCACAGCCCGCCAGCCCATTTCGCGCGTCCGGACGGAATGCGCGCGGCCAACTCGCGCGCACTGAGTATCTCGCTGTTAAAGCCGACTTCCCGGGCGCGGGCCAGCCACGATTCCCATTGCGCGATGTCAGACTGATGCTCCGTGCCGTACAGGATGCCCGCCTGACGAAACCCAATGTCCTCGCCCAGTTCCTCGCTCAGTTCGCTCCAGCGCTTGAGGCTCTGCATCGCGAGGGGCAACTCATGGAGGTCGCGATTCTGCTGACGCACCCAGCCCCAATTACGCCCCGACTGCTCGCAGCCGATGACGCCCTTTTCGAGCAGAGCCACCTGGACGCCGCGACGTGCCAGTTCATACGCAGTGCTGACGCCAATAATGCCGCCGCCTATTACCGCGACATCACATCGCTCGGGGAAACCTTCGCTGTCCGTGACTTCGTCGATCCTTAGCATTTCACCGCCGTTGGTTGCCGCTTACCGGTAGGTTACGGCTGTCGAGACCGTCGGAGATGCGCACCTGAAGGGCGATTTCATCTTCCGAAGGTCATGGCCAGGATTTTCGTGTCTTCCACCGCTTCGCCGATAGGACGATCCTGTTGTATCCCAAAGCCATACAACAATAGGCCACCAGGCATTGAGGCAAATCGTCAATCGTCTACCGAAGAAGGCAGCGGTTCGCTCTGTCAGCGCTGGACGAGGACCACGTGCGCCTGGGTCTTTGCGTCGACAGATCCCGTGCCGAATCGCTCAATGATCGCGGTCTCACACGCTGTCGTAGCCTCGTCAATACCCGCACCGTGACGGGCCTCGATCTCGTTGCGCAACGGCGTCCCCTGGCAATAGGCGACGGCCGCCACGCGAGCCGATGCCGCGCGGCTGCGCGCCGCAATCGTCTCGAACTGCGGCGCCGCACTGAAGCCCGCATCCGCGAGATCGCGCGAAATGGCTTGCTTGTCGAAATAGCCATGCGGTGTGCGCACCATGAAGAGCGGCGGGTCCACGGGGAAGAGGCTGGCGAGCGCCGCCGTGACGGTATCGGCTAACTCGTTTTCCTCGATACGATCCCAGACGTTGAACAGAAACACGCCGCCGGGCCGAAGTACGCGCCGAGCTTCGGAAAACGCGCGCGCTTTATCCGGAAAGAACATGGCCCCGAACTGGCAGACGACAACATCGAAACTCGCGTCGGCGAACGGTAGCCGGGTCGCGTCTGCCTGTTGCCATATTACTGACGTTGGAGTGCCGATTGCCGCGGCGCGATCGAGCATCGGCTGATTCAGGTCGGTTGCAACGAGGTCGACATGCGCGGGCAATGCATACGCCATCGCGCGGGTCACTACGCCAGTGCCGGCTGCGGTCTCAAGCACGTGGGACGGATGGTGCGCAGCTACCCGCTGCGCGAGATCCACCGCGTAGGGTTCGAAGATCAGCGGAACAAGATGGCTGTCGTAGAGCTCGGGGATTGAGCCAGCGAAGCGGCTGTCGGTACCGATGCTACCCATTGCGCCTCCTTCATGCTCTTGCGGAAATTATAGGCGCAGTAAGATGTTTGACGGCCTTCCCCACGAACGCGCGGCGTTGCCCTTGAAGCAGTGATGTGGTCCAACCGTTGCGTCTAGATTCGGGAGAGGCGCTTTCTACCGGGATCGACGCACATGCTCGAACATGCATCGAACTTCATCGCCGTAGTCACCCTCACCCGAGACCAAGTTCGAAGCAGTCGAATCCAACCGGTTAGTTCATCAAAGCGAACGCTCGATTGCCTGCCCGAGCAGCGCCAGCCCCAGGTCGATCTCATCCTCGTGCACGGTCAACGGCGGCGCGATCCGGAAGACACCGCCCATACCAGGCAATTGCACGATATTCATGCTGAGCCCCAGGTTCATGCACTCGCGGGTGATTTTGGCGCCCAGCCCATCCGCCGGCTCCTTGGTGCGGCGGTCTTTGACGATCTCCATGCCGAGGAGCAGCCCTCGTCCGCGAATGTCGCCGATGCACTCGAAGCGTTCCATCAGATCCAGCAGCCCGCGTTTGAGTCGCGCGCCCATCACGTTCGCACGCGCAACAAGCCCTTCACGCTCGACCACATCCAGCACCCGCAGACCAACGGCCGCAGGAAGCGGGTCGGACACATGGGTCGTATAGAACAGATAACCCAGTTCATGGGCGCGCTCTTCGATCTCGGCCGAGGTCACGACGGCCGCGAGCGGCAGACCGGCGCCCAGCGTCTTCGACAGGGTAAGAATATCGGGCGTGACGCCGTCGCGCTGGCAGGCGAACATCGTGCCCGTGCGCCCGATGCCGGTTTGCGCTTCATCGAGAATCAGCAGCATGCCGCGCTCTTCACATTTGCGCTTCAGTGCGGCCATGTAGCCTTCCGGCAGTTCGATGATGCCGCCGGAACTGAGAATCGGCTCGGCAATAAAGGCGGCGAGATTGCCACTCGACTGACGATCGATGAGATCGAACGCGTAGTCCAGCTCCGCCAGATAATCGTATTCACCATGGCGCTCGAAACGCGGCCGGTACGGGAATGGAGCAGGGATTGCAAACGAGCCGACGGCGGCGGGGCCGACGCCTTTGCGACCGGCGCTGTAGGTCGCGGATGCCGCACCGCCCGTCATGCCGTGCCACGACTGCGCGAAACCGACTATTTCATATTTGCCGGTGACCAGCTTTGCCATGCGAATGGCGGCCTCATTCGATTCCGCCCCCGTACTGAGCAACAGAGCCCGGTCGAGTCCGTCAGGCGTGATCTCGGCCAAACGGGTCGCCAGGTCGACAACCGGACGCGAAAGCATCCCGCTAAAAAGGTGATCGAGCTTGCCGGCGTATTCATTGATGACCGCCACGATGTCCGGATGGCTGTGCCCAAGCACCGCGCTCATTTGCCCCGAGGTGAAATCAAGAATCGCGCGGCCGTCCGCGTCATAGACGAAACTGCCCTGCGCGCGCTCGATGATCATCGGCTCGAAGGTGCCGCCGTAGCGAATCAGGTGCTGCCTGGCGTTGCGCCAGAAAGTTGCATCGTTGTTCCGGGACACTTTGCTTCTCCTTGGCTTGGGCGGGAATGCTTGCAGTCTAAATGGCTCTCTGGTTTCATAGAACCTAATAGTTCTTATGGAAGATAGAAGTGGGCCTAATATCTTGAGTCTTTCACTCGAAATCGATCTGCTGCGTTCGTTCATCGTCGTGGCCGAAGTCCGGTCGCTCAGCCGTGCGGCGAACCGGATCGGCCGGACCCAGTCCGCGCTGAGTCAGCAGATGAAGCGCCTCGAAGAAATCATCGACCAGCCGCTGTTCCAGCGCACGGGGCGCGGCGTGGTGCTGACGAATCCCGGCGAACGCCTGTTGATCCACGCGCAACGCATTCTGCGACTGCACGACGAAGCGATCGCCGATCTGTCGGGCAAGGGGCTGTCGGGCACGATCCGCTTCGGCTGCCCGGACGATTACGCCGCTGTTTTCCTGCCGCATTTACTGCGTCAGTTTTCGAGCCTGCATCCTCATGCGCTGGTGGAAGTCGTCTGCGCGCCAACGCCGCGCTTGCTCGAACAACTAGAAATGCATGCGCTGGATCTTGCGATGATCTCGTTGCCGGAAGACGCGGCCAACGACGACATCATTCGTCGCGAACCGTTAGTCTGGGTCGGCTGCCCGGGACTGGATTCCGCGCACTTCGACCCGTTGCCGCTGGCGCTCTCCGATCCCGACACACTCGACCATGTGGCAGCGTGCGAAGCGCTGCGACGCGCGGGCAGGGATTACCGCATCGCCTATGCGAGCAGCAGTCTCGCCGGTCTCACGGCCCTGGTCCGTTCGGGCCAGGCGTTCGCCGTCATCACGCAGACTGCCGTCGCCGCCGATCTCCACATACTCAATGGCGATCCGACGCTTCCGCCATTGCCTACTATCGGCATTTCCCTGAAGTTCGAGCGGAAGCGTCCCGCTCATCTGATCACGGTATTCGCGGAACACATCAGGCTGACACTTCCGTTGCTGTGATCGATCGGACTCGGAAGAGGGCGGTGGTCCAGCGATGGGCGGCGCTCAGTTCAGTCGCCTGTCGCGTGCCGGTGGTTTGCGCGAGATGCAGCAGTGATCGGCCGCAAGTGCGCGATCTCACGGTCCGAATTCCTCGACCATCAAATCAATGAAAGCGCGCAATTTAGGCGTAGCGCGCCTCGCGGTAAAGAGCGCGTGCATTGGGCGTTCCGGCGCCTCGTACTTGCGCAGAAGACGTACGAGCCGGCCTGCGGCAATGTCGTCCCTGACCGCGATCTCCGGCGCGAGCGCGATGCCAAAGCCGTCAATCGCAGCGGCGATCAATGCCTTCGTATCGTTGGCCTGAAAGCGCCCGCTGACCGTTACCGCATGTTTGCCGCGCGCGCTGCCGAAGACCCATTCGTTGTACGGAGGTAGTGACGTGAAGGAGAATCCAAGGCATTCATGCTTGGCCAGTGCTTCCGGCGTTTTGGGTTCACCACGCTCTTCCAGATAAGCCGGCGACGCACAGGCGAGCAGTCGGTACGGCATGAGTGGTTTCGCGATCATCGACGAATCCGACAGCGCGCCGAGCCGGATCGCCACCTCATACCCTTCATCCACGAGATCCACAAAACGATCGGTCAACGTGAGATCGACCTGGACTTCGGGATGCTCGCGAAGATAACGGGTAATCAACGGCGCGAGGCAACACGATCCAAATGTGACCGGAGCGGTGACACGCAGGCGTCCGCGCGGCGAGGCTGAGAAATCCATCGCTACCGATTCCGCCGCCTCAGCGTCCGCCAAGAGGGCCTTGCAGCGCTCATAGAAAATCTGGCCGATTTCAGTCAGGCTCTGGCGCCGGGTTGTCCGGGCAAGGAGCGGCGCGCCGACACGCTCTTCGAGTGCGATCACATGTCGTCCAGCCATTTGCGACGAGATACCGAAGGCGAGAGCGGCCGCCGCAAACGAGCCGCTTTCGGCGGCTTTCACGAAGATAGCCATGCTGGTCAGGCGGTCCATGATTCCCCACTTATAGTTTCTACAGGCGAACCAGAATCATCGTTTATCTCGGTTAGGTTTTCAATCATAGTGATTGCACGGTGCGGGCGGTGAATGGCGCCGCCCGCAGGTCCAACAGGAGATTGAAAATGAAGATGGGTATTCTGGGTGCGGGATTTCTTGGCAGGGCGCTCGCGACGCTGGCAAAGCAGAACGGCTACGAGGTGATGATCAGCAATTCGCGAGGCCCGGAAACGCTGATGAGCACGGCTGCGGCGACAGGTTACCGCGTCGGAACCGCGCGTGAGGCGGCGGTATTCGGCGACATTGTCGTGATCTCGGTGCCGCTGCGCAGCTATCTCACGCTGCCGGTTGCGGAACTGGAAGGGAAGATAGTGATCGACACCTGCAACTATTATCCCGAACGCGATGGCCATATCGATGCGTTGGACCAGTACACCCTGACCACCAGCGAACTGATGGCGCGCCACTTGCCCGGAGCTAGGCTCGTGAAGGCGTTCAGCGCGATTCTCGCCAAGGATCTCGAAACCGACGGCGTCCCGACTGGAAGACCCAATAGACGCGCGCTGCCAATCGCAGGGGACGACGTTGCGGCAAAGCAGGCGGTCGCCGGCATTCTCGATCAATTCGGCTTCGATGCGGTCGATGCGGGCTCGCTGTCCGCGAGTTGGCGCTTTGAACGGGCGAAGCCCGCCTATTGCGTTCGGCTGGATCGTGCCGGGCTTCTGGAGAAGTTGGCGCAAGCCGAGCGAAATGTGGAGTTGCCGCATGGTTCGTGGCGGCACTAGGCATCTCATTGCTTTGGGCAAGCGGCGGCGCGGATGTGCCGCCGGAGAGCATTTCTTTCGCTCGATGCGTGACGCAAACGCATCGAGCGGTGACGAAATCGCAAACGGGTCACGCCTTTTTCACGGTTCGGCAATCGTGAACCAGAAGTCGAACTTGTCGAACTGCCCGAGCATCTCCTTGAACTTCGCACGGTCACCGTCGAATGTTACCTTTCCGCTGTCTGCGAGGTTGCCGAGCTTGAGCTTGCCAAGAGCAATATCGTCGAGGGTCGAGCGGTCCAGCGTCACGGTGGCATCGGGGCTGGCGAGCGTTTTGCCCTTGCCGTAGTTCATCACGCCGTTCTTCACCGTCAGCGCATAGTTTTCCTTGATATCGGGGAATACGATGTTGAACGCGTAGCTCCTGTCTCCCACCCTCGGGCCGTTCAGGTGGATGGCGAGAAAATCCAGGAACATTTCGGTGGTCATGCCACGAATGATGTCAGGGGACGAAGTGTTCGGCGTGGCAACTTTCACCACTCCGCCGCGCAACTCCTGGGCGCCGCTCAAATAGAAGTTACGGGTCGGGCCTGACTCTGCCTGGTAACCCAACTGTTCGAGCGCGTCGGCCTCGAGGTTGCGCGCCGCCTGATTCTTCGGCTGCGCAAATACCAGCTTGTTCGTAATGGTTGCGGACCAGCGGTAGTCGCCTTTGTCGTAGGCGTCTTTTGCGCGCTTCATCAT encodes:
- a CDS encoding FAD-binding oxidoreductase, giving the protein MLRIDEVTDSEGFPERCDVAVIGGGIIGVSTAYELARRGVQVALLEKGVIGCEQSGRNWGWVRQQNRDLHELPLAMQSLKRWSELSEELGEDIGFRQAGILYGTEHQSDIAQWESWLARAREVGFNSEILSARELAARIPSGRAKWAGGLWSVTDGRAEPSKAAPAIARGAQGLGAKVFQNCAVRSLDTSAGRVSGIWTERGRLAADTVVLAGGAWSALFCQHHGIDLPSINVMGTALRTAEAPGVIEGCFSGPNFALRRRLDGGYTIAVPGYGRVELAPQNLRHSVKFRTMFRSKLKKKLKVRVGASFFHGPEASANWRDDDVSPFEATRVLDPRPDTEWLGRALQNVASVFPELAGLRIAHAWAGAIDTTPDLVPVISKVDANPGLVIASGFSGHGFGLGPGAGVLVSRLVMDEALQFDIRPYQLARFSDGTKLSRPEMM
- a CDS encoding class I SAM-dependent methyltransferase, whose product is MGSIGTDSRFAGSIPELYDSHLVPLIFEPYAVDLAQRVAAHHPSHVLETAAGTGVVTRAMAYALPAHVDLVATDLNQPMLDRAAAIGTPTSVIWQQADATRLPFADASFDVVVCQFGAMFFPDKARAFSEARRVLRPGGVFLFNVWDRIEENELADTVTAALASLFPVDPPLFMVRTPHGYFDKQAISRDLADAGFSAAPQFETIAARSRAASARVAAVAYCQGTPLRNEIEARHGAGIDEATTACETAIIERFGTGSVDAKTQAHVVLVQR
- a CDS encoding aspartate aminotransferase family protein, which translates into the protein MSRNNDATFWRNARQHLIRYGGTFEPMIIERAQGSFVYDADGRAILDFTSGQMSAVLGHSHPDIVAVINEYAGKLDHLFSGMLSRPVVDLATRLAEITPDGLDRALLLSTGAESNEAAIRMAKLVTGKYEIVGFAQSWHGMTGGAASATYSAGRKGVGPAAVGSFAIPAPFPYRPRFERHGEYDYLAELDYAFDLIDRQSSGNLAAFIAEPILSSGGIIELPEGYMAALKRKCEERGMLLILDEAQTGIGRTGTMFACQRDGVTPDILTLSKTLGAGLPLAAVVTSAEIEERAHELGYLFYTTHVSDPLPAAVGLRVLDVVEREGLVARANVMGARLKRGLLDLMERFECIGDIRGRGLLLGMEIVKDRRTKEPADGLGAKITRECMNLGLSMNIVQLPGMGGVFRIAPPLTVHEDEIDLGLALLGQAIERSL
- a CDS encoding LysR family transcriptional regulator; translated protein: MEDRSGPNILSLSLEIDLLRSFIVVAEVRSLSRAANRIGRTQSALSQQMKRLEEIIDQPLFQRTGRGVVLTNPGERLLIHAQRILRLHDEAIADLSGKGLSGTIRFGCPDDYAAVFLPHLLRQFSSLHPHALVEVVCAPTPRLLEQLEMHALDLAMISLPEDAANDDIIRREPLVWVGCPGLDSAHFDPLPLALSDPDTLDHVAACEALRRAGRDYRIAYASSSLAGLTALVRSGQAFAVITQTAVAADLHILNGDPTLPPLPTIGISLKFERKRPAHLITVFAEHIRLTLPLL
- a CDS encoding LysR family transcriptional regulator; the protein is MDRLTSMAIFVKAAESGSFAAAALAFGISSQMAGRHVIALEERVGAPLLARTTRRQSLTEIGQIFYERCKALLADAEAAESVAMDFSASPRGRLRVTAPVTFGSCCLAPLITRYLREHPEVQVDLTLTDRFVDLVDEGYEVAIRLGALSDSSMIAKPLMPYRLLACASPAYLEERGEPKTPEALAKHECLGFSFTSLPPYNEWVFGSARGKHAVTVSGRFQANDTKALIAAAIDGFGIALAPEIAVRDDIAAGRLVRLLRKYEAPERPMHALFTARRATPKLRAFIDLMVEEFGP